A genomic segment from Chloroflexota bacterium encodes:
- a CDS encoding NAD(P)-dependent alcohol dehydrogenase, translated as MKAIVYTKYGSPDVLELKEVEKPTPLDDEVLIKVHAASVNAYDWHFLTADIFLLRLMGGGLLKPKNTRLGADIAGRVEAVGRNVKQFQLGDEVFGDIGAFGNGSFAEYVSVPERALTLKPANLSFEEAAAVPMAALTALQGLRDEGQIHPGQKVLIQGASGGVGTFAVQIANSFGAQVTAVCSTRNFDQARSLGADHVIDYTKEDFTKNGQQYDLILAANGYHPLSAYKRALTPKGIYVMAGGSPTQIFQAMLLGTWMSENGGRKLGGFTAKANQKDLLFMKELLEAGKVKPVMDRCYPLSETAEALRYLGAGHARGKVVITVEHNSKA; from the coding sequence ATGAAAGCAATCGTTTACACAAAATATGGATCTCCCGATGTTCTTGAATTAAAAGAGGTGGAAAAACCGACCCCGCTGGACGATGAAGTCTTAATCAAAGTTCATGCGGCGTCGGTAAATGCCTATGACTGGCATTTCCTGACCGCAGACATATTCCTGCTTCGCTTGATGGGTGGAGGATTGCTCAAACCCAAAAACACGCGACTCGGCGCTGACATAGCGGGGCGAGTTGAAGCGGTTGGCAGAAACGTCAAGCAGTTTCAGCTGGGTGATGAGGTGTTCGGGGATATCGGCGCATTTGGGAATGGCAGTTTTGCCGAATATGTATCTGTTCCCGAAAGAGCGTTAACGCTGAAACCGGCAAATCTATCGTTTGAGGAAGCCGCGGCGGTACCCATGGCAGCTCTCACTGCCCTGCAGGGTCTGCGCGATGAAGGACAAATTCATCCTGGGCAAAAAGTATTAATTCAAGGTGCGTCGGGTGGGGTGGGAACGTTTGCAGTGCAGATTGCCAATTCGTTCGGCGCTCAAGTCACTGCTGTGTGCAGTACCCGGAATTTTGATCAGGCACGCTCACTTGGGGCAGACCATGTCATTGACTACACCAAAGAAGATTTCACCAAAAACGGGCAACAGTATGACCTGATTCTGGCGGCGAATGGTTATCATCCGCTTTCAGCTTACAAGCGCGCCCTCACGCCAAAGGGCATCTATGTCATGGCAGGAGGTTCCCCAACTCAGATCTTCCAGGCAATGCTCCTGGGAACCTGGATGTCGGAAAACGGGGGTAGGAAGCTGGGAGGTTTCACGGCGAAAGCAAACCAGAAAGATTTGCTTTTTATGAAAGAACTTTTAGAAGCCGGCAAAGTAAAACCGGTCATGGATAGATGTTACCCGTTAAGTGAAACGGCGGAAGCTCTCCGCTATCTTGGAGCAGGACACGCTCGCGGAAAAGTCGTCATCACTGTGGAGCATAATAGCAAAGCATGA
- a CDS encoding 4Fe-4S dicluster domain-containing protein, giving the protein MPEFACPPGLVCRPTFWNIPEWLQIAVYLGGLVAILIFAYGLWLRVQHWRKGKGTFSYQPLGERLKQWLVMGVATKKVALDHQPAGAMHVSLMWGMIILFIGTALATIDWDITKPLIDGKQWRLLQGDFYFLYKVVLDIFGLLALIGLTIAFVIRYGVKPERLDGRSGKKYFREDLWIIGALLLIVVTGFLIEALRLAGQPAETQKLRETVMYCTTCSVIGFPLAQLFAGIDLNTLKGLHVSIWILHAVAALTLIGTVSFTKMSHFVVSSVNTFFKKLEPAGAIPKIQDIENQESFGISKLEEFTWKQLLDFDACTRCGRCQDACPAALTGKALSPKNVIVKLFEVSNAKTPGAIHNEVIDAQELWDCTTCMGCVNACPVSIDQLGTIIDLRRYLTLSEGSVQPSGAGAMNSMERQGNPYGFPKQDRHKWMQGLDVPFADSDTEYDVLFWVGCAGAYDQRAQKISKAFVKILQTAGIKFAVMQEERCNCESARRLGNEYLYQMATMEIVESLKQYKFKRIVTTCPHCLNTIKNEYPQFDGKFEVVHHTELINGLIADKRISPKRMNESRVTYHDSCYLGRYNGIFDPQRHVLQAVGANLVEMRRARANGLCCGGGGGRMWLEENTGTRINNKRFEDVIAVNAQTVASACPFCMTMLDDGAKALSVDEQIARKDIAELVAEAL; this is encoded by the coding sequence ATGCCCGAATTCGCGTGTCCCCCCGGTCTCGTTTGTCGTCCCACGTTTTGGAACATTCCCGAATGGCTGCAGATCGCCGTCTATCTTGGCGGTTTAGTAGCCATTTTGATTTTCGCGTACGGCTTGTGGTTGCGCGTTCAACATTGGCGCAAAGGCAAGGGCACGTTTTCGTACCAGCCGCTTGGTGAACGCCTCAAGCAATGGCTCGTGATGGGCGTCGCGACGAAAAAGGTCGCGCTCGATCATCAGCCCGCCGGCGCGATGCACGTGAGTTTGATGTGGGGCATGATTATCCTGTTCATCGGCACCGCACTCGCGACGATTGACTGGGACATTACCAAGCCGCTGATTGACGGCAAGCAATGGCGATTGTTACAGGGCGACTTTTATTTCCTTTATAAAGTTGTCCTCGATATTTTTGGACTCCTTGCGCTGATTGGACTCACCATCGCGTTCGTCATTCGCTACGGCGTCAAGCCCGAACGACTCGACGGGCGATCCGGCAAAAAGTACTTTCGCGAAGATTTGTGGATCATCGGCGCACTGCTCTTGATCGTCGTCACCGGTTTTCTGATTGAAGCATTGCGTCTCGCGGGTCAACCCGCCGAAACGCAGAAACTCAGAGAGACGGTAATGTACTGCACGACCTGCTCGGTGATCGGTTTTCCGCTCGCGCAACTGTTTGCCGGAATTGATCTCAACACGCTCAAAGGATTGCACGTTTCGATTTGGATTTTGCACGCGGTCGCGGCGTTGACGTTGATCGGCACCGTGTCGTTCACCAAGATGTCGCACTTTGTCGTTTCGAGTGTCAACACATTCTTCAAAAAGCTCGAACCTGCTGGCGCGATTCCCAAGATTCAGGATATTGAGAACCAGGAATCATTCGGCATCAGCAAGCTCGAAGAATTCACGTGGAAACAGTTGCTCGATTTCGACGCGTGCACGCGTTGCGGACGATGCCAGGACGCATGTCCCGCCGCGTTGACCGGCAAGGCGTTGTCGCCGAAAAACGTCATCGTGAAATTGTTCGAGGTATCGAACGCGAAAACGCCGGGCGCGATTCACAACGAGGTGATTGACGCGCAAGAGTTGTGGGATTGCACGACGTGCATGGGATGTGTCAACGCGTGCCCGGTTTCGATTGACCAACTTGGCACGATCATTGACCTGCGTCGTTATCTCACGCTCTCCGAAGGTTCGGTGCAACCGTCCGGCGCGGGCGCGATGAATTCGATGGAGCGGCAGGGGAATCCGTACGGGTTTCCCAAGCAGGATCGGCACAAGTGGATGCAAGGACTCGATGTGCCGTTCGCGGATAGCGACACCGAGTACGACGTGCTGTTCTGGGTTGGATGCGCGGGCGCGTACGATCAGCGCGCGCAAAAAATCTCGAAAGCGTTTGTCAAGATTTTGCAAACGGCGGGCATCAAGTTCGCGGTGATGCAAGAGGAACGCTGTAACTGCGAATCGGCGCGGCGGCTCGGCAACGAGTACTTGTATCAGATGGCGACGATGGAAATCGTCGAATCACTCAAGCAGTACAAGTTCAAGCGCATCGTCACAACATGCCCGCACTGTTTGAATACAATCAAGAACGAGTACCCGCAGTTTGATGGCAAGTTCGAGGTTGTGCATCACACGGAGCTCATAAACGGACTGATAGCGGATAAACGGATAAGCCCAAAGCGGATGAATGAATCACGTGTCACGTATCACGATTCGTGCTACCTGGGACGCTACAACGGCATTTTCGATCCGCAACGCCATGTGTTGCAAGCGGTCGGTGCGAACTTGGTCGAGATGAGACGCGCGCGCGCGAATGGTTTGTGTTGCGGCGGTGGCGGTGGCAGAATGTGGTTGGAAGAAAATACCGGGACGCGGATCAACAACAAACGTTTCGAAGATGTGATCGCGGTGAACGCGCAGACGGTTGCCTCGGCGTGTCCGTTTTGCATGACGATGTTGGACGATGGCGCGAAAGCGTTGAGTGTGGATGAACAGATCGCGCGCAAGGATATCGCCGAGTTAGTGGCGGAGGCGTTATAG
- the nuoI gene encoding NADH-quinone oxidoreductase subunit NuoI — protein sequence MAFPDLGAIVKGMSVTLREMFTPPVTIQYPEVKRPVAPRFRGRHELKRHADGLEKCIGCSLCAAACPADAIYVEPAEQTDAERYSPGERYAKRYEINLIRCIFCGFCEEACPTGAIVLEHQYELSYYNRRDAIITKDKLLVAPPAPDQATPRALADPGNLYAAIPPIKGGVEQ from the coding sequence ATGGCTTTCCCCGATCTTGGCGCAATTGTAAAAGGCATGTCCGTGACGCTGCGTGAGATGTTCACGCCGCCGGTCACGATTCAATATCCCGAAGTCAAACGGCCGGTCGCACCGCGTTTTCGCGGACGGCACGAATTGAAGCGGCACGCGGACGGTCTTGAAAAATGTATCGGCTGTTCGTTGTGCGCCGCCGCGTGTCCCGCCGATGCGATCTACGTCGAACCGGCGGAGCAGACCGACGCGGAACGTTATTCGCCGGGCGAACGCTATGCCAAACGATACGAGATCAATCTGATTCGCTGTATCTTTTGCGGATTCTGCGAAGAGGCATGTCCGACCGGTGCCATCGTGCTCGAACACCAGTACGAACTGTCGTACTATAATCGCCGCGATGCGATCATCACGAAAGACAAACTGCTCGTCGCGCCGCCCGCGCCCGATCAAGCCACGCCGCGCGCGCTGGCTGACCCAGGAAATCTCTACGCCGCGATTCCACCGATCAAAGGCGGAGTTGAGCAATAA
- a CDS encoding HEPN domain-containing protein — MLDDVLPQWIERAEEDFCQSQVALRQRKYPAYNSACFHAQQSAEKYLKAFLVRHHVVFRKTHDLRELRRQCIELDRAFDLLTDSLLLLNQFAIDARYPGLPLTKDDARDAVAAMKQVRQFVRARLGLNT; from the coding sequence ATGCTCGATGACGTTCTGCCACAATGGATCGAAAGAGCGGAAGAGGATTTTTGCCAATCGCAAGTAGCCTTGCGTCAACGCAAGTATCCTGCGTATAACAGCGCATGTTTTCATGCTCAACAGAGTGCTGAGAAATATCTCAAGGCGTTTCTTGTTCGCCACCACGTCGTTTTTCGCAAGACGCATGATTTACGAGAATTGCGACGACAGTGTATTGAGTTAGACCGCGCATTCGATTTACTGACCGATTCTTTGTTGTTGCTCAATCAATTTGCAATTGACGCGCGCTACCCAGGTTTGCCGCTGACGAAAGACGACGCACGCGATGCAGTTGCCGCGATGAAACAAGTTCGCCAATTCGTCCGCGCACGGCTCGGATTGAACACGTGA
- a CDS encoding nucleotidyltransferase domain-containing protein — protein MTRERVRTRVKKTVHERPATYKAAVATQPKFKRVTRRQINAVVRKIVDEFNPEKIILFGSYAYGKPTIDSDVDLLVVMESEEHRARRGVKILNQLLDVPFPLDVLVRTPQEIQSRIDMQDYFMREIVQRGRLLYAR, from the coding sequence ATGACGCGCGAACGCGTTCGAACTCGCGTGAAGAAAACCGTGCATGAACGCCCTGCAACGTACAAAGCGGCGGTTGCCACTCAACCCAAGTTCAAACGTGTCACGCGCCGGCAGATCAACGCGGTTGTACGCAAGATCGTGGATGAATTCAATCCCGAAAAAATAATCTTGTTCGGCTCGTACGCGTATGGCAAACCGACGATTGATAGTGACGTGGATTTGCTAGTCGTGATGGAGAGCGAGGAACATCGCGCGCGACGTGGAGTCAAAATACTAAACCAATTGTTAGATGTCCCCTTTCCGCTTGATGTCCTAGTGCGAACACCGCAGGAAATCCAGAGTCGGATTGATATGCAAGATTATTTCATGCGTGAGATTGTTCAGCGGGGTCGCTTGTTATATGCTCGATGA